In the Streptomyces fradiae ATCC 10745 = DSM 40063 genome, one interval contains:
- the purE gene encoding 5-(carboxyamino)imidazole ribonucleotide mutase: MGSDSDWPVMEAAAQALDEFEIPYEVDVVSAHRMPREMVAYGERAADRGLKAIIAGAGGAAHLPGMLASVTPLPVIGVPVPLKYLDGMDSLLSIVQMPAGVPVATVSVAGARNAGLLAARILAAHDAELLARMKDFQQELNDQATEKGKRLRAKVEGSASFGFAK; encoded by the coding sequence ATGGGCTCCGACTCGGACTGGCCCGTGATGGAGGCCGCCGCCCAGGCCCTCGACGAGTTCGAGATCCCGTACGAGGTCGACGTCGTCTCCGCGCACCGCATGCCGCGCGAGATGGTCGCCTACGGCGAGCGGGCGGCCGACCGCGGGCTGAAGGCGATCATCGCCGGGGCCGGGGGCGCCGCCCACCTGCCGGGCATGCTCGCCTCCGTCACGCCGCTGCCCGTCATCGGCGTGCCGGTGCCGCTGAAGTACCTCGACGGCATGGACTCGCTGCTCTCCATCGTGCAGATGCCGGCCGGCGTCCCCGTCGCGACGGTCTCCGTGGCCGGCGCGCGCAACGCCGGCCTGCTGGCCGCCCGCATCCTCGCCGCGCACGACGCGGAGCTGCTGGCCCGGATGAAGGACTTCCAGCAGGAGCTGAACGACCAGGCCACGGAGAAGGGCAAGCGCCTGCGGGCGAAGGTCGAGGGCTCCGCGTCCTTCGGCTTCGCCAAGTGA
- a CDS encoding peptide MFS transporter: MASSLTKDSAGTPAYEKTFLGHPRGLAYLFMTEMWERYSYYGMRALLVLYLSAQAADGGLGIEDATAIAIYSVYNAMVYLLALPGGWFGDRVWGARKTVAISGTIIMIGHFLLALPMEASFFIGLAFIAAGSGLLKANISTMVGHLYRDKNDPRRDGGFTIFYMGINLGAFVAPLTIGLVGQTINWHLGFAMAGVGMGLGLLFYFLGFRSLAPESSQVPAPLTPAERAGLLKRGLIWLAVAAAAYGLLGLSGQFTIDWVLWPLTVLGLALPTYYLVKVRRDSDLEPVERSRMSAYAWFFVAAAAFWAIYDQTGSTLTLFAKDNTANTLLGFDFPSSWFQSLNPLYVMALAPLFAWLWVALSRRGKEPSTLSKFATGLLLIGSSFFVMMLAQTASAGGVKVTPLWLASVYLIQTVGELTLSPVGLSLTTKLAPAKYASQMMGVWFLAVTAGSSVISLLQLVGAPTDTEWWFASQGAIAVLGGVAILMFRKRVQPLMGGVH, encoded by the coding sequence ATGGCGTCCAGCCTGACGAAGGACTCGGCCGGAACCCCGGCCTACGAGAAGACCTTCCTCGGCCACCCCCGCGGCTTGGCCTACCTCTTCATGACGGAGATGTGGGAGCGCTACAGCTACTACGGCATGCGCGCCCTGCTCGTGCTGTACCTGTCGGCCCAGGCGGCCGACGGCGGTCTCGGCATCGAGGACGCCACGGCGATCGCGATCTACTCGGTCTACAACGCGATGGTCTACCTGCTCGCCCTGCCGGGCGGCTGGTTCGGCGACCGCGTCTGGGGCGCCCGCAAGACGGTGGCGATCTCCGGCACGATCATCATGATCGGCCACTTCCTGCTGGCCCTGCCGATGGAGGCGTCGTTCTTCATCGGCCTGGCCTTCATCGCCGCGGGCTCCGGTCTGCTGAAGGCCAACATCTCCACGATGGTCGGCCACCTGTACCGGGACAAGAACGACCCGCGGCGCGACGGCGGCTTCACCATCTTCTACATGGGCATCAACCTCGGTGCCTTCGTCGCCCCGCTGACCATCGGCCTCGTCGGCCAGACGATCAACTGGCACCTCGGCTTCGCCATGGCCGGTGTCGGCATGGGCCTGGGCCTGCTCTTCTACTTCCTCGGCTTCCGCAGCCTGGCCCCCGAGTCCAGCCAGGTGCCCGCGCCGCTGACCCCCGCCGAGCGGGCCGGTCTCCTCAAGCGCGGCCTGATCTGGCTGGCCGTGGCCGCCGCCGCGTACGGCCTGCTGGGCCTGAGCGGCCAGTTCACCATCGACTGGGTGCTGTGGCCGCTGACCGTCCTGGGCCTGGCCCTGCCGACGTACTACCTGGTGAAGGTGCGCCGCGACAGCGACCTGGAGCCGGTCGAGCGGTCCCGGATGTCGGCGTACGCCTGGTTCTTCGTGGCCGCCGCCGCGTTCTGGGCGATCTACGACCAGACCGGCTCCACGCTGACCCTGTTCGCCAAGGACAACACCGCGAACACGCTCCTCGGCTTCGACTTCCCGTCGAGCTGGTTCCAGTCGCTGAACCCGCTGTACGTGATGGCGCTCGCGCCGCTGTTCGCCTGGCTGTGGGTGGCCCTGTCGCGCCGCGGCAAGGAGCCGAGCACGCTGAGCAAGTTCGCGACGGGTCTGCTCCTCATCGGCAGCTCCTTCTTCGTGATGATGCTGGCGCAGACCGCCTCGGCGGGCGGTGTGAAGGTGACCCCGCTGTGGCTGGCGTCGGTGTACCTGATCCAGACCGTCGGTGAGCTGACCCTCTCGCCGGTCGGCCTCTCCCTGACGACGAAGCTCGCCCCCGCCAAGTACGCCTCGCAGATGATGGGCGTGTGGTTCCTGGCCGTGACCGCCGGCTCGTCGGTGATCTCGCTGCTCCAGCTGGTGGGCGCGCCGACCGACACCGAGTGGTGGTTCGCCAGCCAGGGCGCCATCGCCGTGCTCGGCGGCGTCGCGATCCTGATGTTCCGCAAGCGGGTCCAGCCGCTCATGGGCGGCGTGCACTGA
- a CDS encoding LCP family protein — MSGAGHAPGDRARPARRRVWRWVGAACALALLGSAGAAWWAYSRLDGNIEAVDIERALGDDRPPKAPAALGATNLLVLGSDSRAGDNAALDGGAVGGARSDTALVVHVSADRTKATAVSIPRDTLVDRPSCAKPGGGETGPATRVMFNSVYGTGGAPCVVKTVERMSGVRIDHFMEIDFAGFKELVDELGGVTVEVREPIRDTKGGFTLEPGTHRLDGTDSLRFVRTRYGYRDGSDLGRIGLQQQFLMALLREVQRQDLLGSPARTFRIAESLTESLTTDSDLASLSALVDFGRSMRGIDPVAMDTIMLPVSYDRTDPNRVVPAEPQAGALWRALREDAPVPESARKSPAAAR, encoded by the coding sequence GTGAGCGGGGCCGGGCACGCGCCGGGCGACCGGGCCCGGCCCGCGCGCCGGCGGGTGTGGCGCTGGGTCGGCGCCGCGTGCGCACTGGCCCTGCTGGGGAGCGCCGGGGCCGCCTGGTGGGCGTACAGCAGGCTGGACGGGAACATCGAGGCCGTCGACATCGAGCGGGCCCTCGGCGACGACCGGCCGCCGAAGGCGCCCGCGGCGCTCGGCGCGACCAACCTGCTGGTGCTGGGGTCCGACTCGCGCGCCGGTGACAACGCGGCGCTCGACGGCGGCGCCGTGGGCGGCGCCCGGTCGGACACCGCGCTCGTGGTGCACGTGTCGGCGGACCGTACGAAGGCCACGGCCGTCTCCATCCCCCGCGACACCCTCGTGGACCGGCCGTCCTGCGCGAAGCCCGGCGGCGGCGAGACCGGCCCGGCCACGCGGGTGATGTTCAACTCCGTGTACGGCACGGGGGGCGCGCCCTGCGTGGTGAAGACGGTCGAGCGGATGTCGGGCGTCCGCATCGACCACTTCATGGAGATCGACTTCGCGGGGTTCAAGGAGCTGGTGGACGAGCTGGGCGGGGTGACCGTCGAGGTCCGCGAGCCGATCCGGGACACGAAGGGCGGCTTCACCCTGGAGCCCGGCACGCACCGGCTGGACGGCACCGACTCGCTGAGGTTCGTCCGCACCCGGTACGGCTACCGCGACGGCAGCGACCTGGGCCGCATCGGTCTCCAGCAGCAGTTCCTGATGGCGCTGCTGCGCGAGGTGCAGCGCCAGGACCTGCTCGGCAGCCCGGCGAGGACGTTCCGTATCGCCGAGTCCCTGACCGAGTCGCTGACCACCGACTCCGACCTCGCCTCGCTCTCCGCGCTGGTGGACTTCGGACGGAGCATGCGCGGGATCGACCCGGTCGCGATGGACACGATCATGCTGCCCGTCTCGTACGACCGGACCGACCCCAACCGGGTCGTCCCGGCCGAGCCGCAGGCCGGCGCCCTGTGGCGGGCGCTGCGGGAGGACGCCCCCGTACCGGAGTCGGCACGCAAGTCCCCTGCGGCGGCGCGCTGA
- a CDS encoding lipopolysaccharide biosynthesis protein, with protein sequence MTQVNGGQAAAPPILVDDEPDLLRDQFRQLLRYPRLIAGGVLLGLLGGAWLGYSTSDTYVATSDVVLRVPMEDPFNPSVAIEKTLDMNTERQAATSRRTAERAAAELDFPGDPADLVAGLQVTNPPKSQVLRFSYTTADPGLSARRANAMVSAYLADRREQTAQTRDTMIKGLQAQLAPIARQHDELAEELDGRTGPEAEGDYAVKANLLGRITELSNRISKLKALDISPGKVIRTATPPTSSDGPGWALSLGLGGAVGIALGLLMAWVRLVFDPAARSEGDVARALRAPVLGSLPRTRDTDPLLTEDREDSPLAEEYRSIAYRLAYDQRFAGRRRLLVAAPRGSSRTAAAVAVNLAASFAETGKRVLIVEAELRQPSLEGQLRAREVGRTAWPGDGEGEDWPGGRRLVVDAGESGGFDLVPGARVRNVARALTSPEMSRLVEEADDPNVTVIVLTPPVFAYADALALVDRVDGVLVVCDPRGVHRSQLARLRDLITGAGGTVLGTVMHRGQHSGRTGRGGRKKAGNAAGARSPRGTPGTPGAPGAPGAPGGHAGRGAHGSPGAPGPHAARGVQGAHAAQGRPRGPVPRPAPGAGGGAGGGRAGGGGRAAGPGARTGGGRSGGPDDRPGAGRAGDDWPGAAQAHAADTGAHEDPSTTMALRAIDPPAERP encoded by the coding sequence GTGACGCAGGTGAACGGCGGGCAGGCGGCGGCGCCGCCCATCCTGGTGGACGACGAACCGGACCTGCTGCGGGACCAGTTCCGGCAGCTGCTGCGCTACCCGCGGCTGATCGCGGGCGGGGTGCTGCTCGGGCTGCTGGGCGGCGCCTGGCTCGGGTACAGCACCTCCGACACGTACGTGGCGACGAGCGACGTGGTGCTGCGCGTGCCGATGGAGGACCCCTTCAACCCGTCCGTCGCCATCGAGAAGACCCTCGACATGAACACCGAGCGGCAGGCCGCCACCAGCCGCCGCACCGCCGAACGCGCCGCCGCGGAACTGGACTTCCCCGGCGACCCGGCGGACCTCGTCGCCGGGCTCCAGGTCACCAACCCGCCCAAGTCGCAGGTCCTGCGGTTCAGTTACACCACCGCCGACCCCGGCCTGTCGGCGCGCCGGGCGAACGCGATGGTCTCGGCGTACCTGGCGGACCGCAGGGAGCAGACCGCGCAGACCCGCGACACCATGATCAAGGGGCTCCAGGCGCAGCTCGCCCCGATCGCCCGGCAGCACGACGAGCTGGCGGAGGAACTCGACGGCAGGACCGGCCCCGAGGCGGAGGGAGACTACGCGGTCAAGGCGAACCTGCTCGGCCGGATCACCGAGCTGAGCAACCGCATCAGCAAGCTGAAGGCCCTCGACATCAGCCCCGGCAAGGTGATCAGGACGGCGACGCCGCCCACCTCGTCGGACGGCCCCGGCTGGGCGCTCTCCCTGGGCCTCGGCGGCGCGGTCGGCATCGCCCTCGGGCTGCTGATGGCCTGGGTGCGGCTGGTGTTCGACCCGGCCGCCCGCTCGGAGGGCGACGTCGCGCGGGCGCTGCGCGCGCCGGTGCTGGGCTCCCTGCCCCGCACCCGTGACACGGACCCGCTGCTGACGGAGGACCGCGAGGACTCGCCGCTGGCGGAGGAGTACCGGTCGATCGCCTACCGGCTGGCGTACGACCAGCGCTTCGCGGGCCGGCGGCGCCTGCTGGTGGCGGCGCCCCGCGGCTCCAGCCGCACGGCCGCGGCGGTGGCGGTCAACCTGGCGGCCTCCTTCGCGGAGACCGGCAAGCGGGTGCTGATCGTCGAGGCCGAGCTGCGGCAGCCGTCGCTGGAGGGCCAGCTGCGGGCGCGCGAGGTCGGCCGCACCGCGTGGCCGGGCGACGGCGAGGGCGAGGACTGGCCGGGCGGGCGGCGCCTCGTCGTGGACGCCGGGGAGTCGGGCGGCTTCGACCTGGTGCCGGGCGCCCGGGTGCGGAACGTGGCGCGGGCGCTGACGTCGCCGGAGATGTCCCGGCTGGTGGAGGAGGCCGACGACCCGAACGTGACGGTGATCGTGCTGACCCCGCCGGTCTTCGCGTACGCCGACGCGCTGGCACTGGTGGACCGGGTGGACGGGGTGCTGGTCGTGTGCGACCCGCGCGGGGTGCACCGGTCGCAGCTCGCGCGGCTGAGGGACCTGATAACGGGCGCGGGCGGCACGGTGCTCGGCACCGTCATGCACCGGGGCCAGCACAGCGGCAGGACGGGTCGGGGCGGCCGGAAGAAGGCCGGGAACGCGGCCGGGGCGCGCAGCCCGCGGGGCACTCCCGGTACGCCGGGTGCGCCGGGTGCGCCGGGTGCGCCGGGTGGGCACGCGGGGCGGGGTGCGCACGGTTCGCCCGGTGCGCCGGGCCCGCACGCGGCGCGGGGCGTGCAGGGCGCGCACGCGGCGCAGGGCCGGCCGCGCGGCCCGGTCCCCCGGCCCGCTCCGGGCGCGGGCGGTGGCGCCGGCGGCGGCCGGGCCGGAGGTGGCGGCCGGGCCGCCGGGCCGGGCGCGCGCACGGGTGGCGGCCGGTCCGGTGGCCCTGACGACCGGCCGGGCGCGGGCCGGGCGGGTGACGACTGGCCGGGCGCGGCGCAGGCCCACGCGGCGGACACCGGGGCGCACGAGGACCCGTCCACCACCATGGCCCTGCGCGCGATCGACCCGCCCGCCGAGCGGCCGTGA
- a CDS encoding CDP-alcohol phosphatidyltransferase family protein produces MTGGEALRRLAGAQKTAKGVSLYSRFVNRPAGRLLAAGSYVAGLTPNRVTLVSAAFSFCGIAVLALAAPSWWAGALVWSALAVGFAFDSADGQLARLRGGGSPAGEWLDHVVDCAKTTALHSAVLIAFHRHPGHFGTGSDVLLLVPLVFLLASTVTFFGGLLTEQLKRKAPPGAVPAAPSTLRAVALLPVDHGVFCLVFLLLGGGPLFLWGYGLLGAAAVLYLPLFLVKWFRELSR; encoded by the coding sequence ATGACCGGGGGCGAGGCGCTGCGGCGGCTGGCCGGGGCGCAGAAGACGGCGAAGGGGGTGTCGCTGTACTCGCGGTTCGTCAACCGCCCCGCGGGCCGCCTGCTCGCGGCGGGCTCGTACGTCGCCGGGCTCACGCCCAACCGGGTGACCCTCGTCAGCGCGGCCTTCAGCTTCTGCGGGATCGCGGTGCTCGCGCTCGCCGCGCCCTCCTGGTGGGCGGGCGCGCTGGTGTGGTCGGCGCTCGCCGTCGGCTTCGCCTTCGACTCGGCGGACGGGCAGCTCGCCCGGCTGCGGGGCGGCGGCAGCCCGGCGGGCGAGTGGCTGGACCACGTGGTGGACTGCGCCAAGACGACCGCGCTGCACTCGGCCGTGCTGATCGCCTTCCACCGGCACCCCGGCCACTTCGGCACCGGCTCCGACGTGCTGCTGCTGGTGCCGCTGGTGTTCCTGCTCGCCTCGACCGTCACGTTCTTCGGCGGGCTGCTGACCGAGCAGCTGAAGCGGAAGGCCCCGCCCGGCGCCGTGCCCGCCGCGCCGTCCACGCTGCGCGCGGTGGCGCTGCTCCCCGTGGACCACGGCGTCTTCTGCCTGGTCTTCCTGCTGCTGGGCGGCGGGCCGCTGTTCCTGTGGGGGTACGGGCTGCTGGGGGCCGCCGCCGTGCTGTACCTCCCGCTGTTCCTGGTGAAGTGGTTCCGCGAGCTCAGCCGCTGA
- a CDS encoding adenylyltransferase/cytidyltransferase family protein: MSEGKPYRVGYAPGAYDLFHIGHLNILRHARQHCDYLVAGVVSDEMAERAKGHRPVIPLIERLEIVRNIKYVDAAFVETVPDKLETWKQVRFDVLFKGDDWRGTPRGDRLEKDFASVGVDVVYFPYTVHTSSTQLRRALDALTGAPASAPQGEQLPG, translated from the coding sequence ATGTCGGAGGGCAAACCATACCGGGTGGGGTACGCGCCCGGGGCCTACGACCTGTTCCACATAGGGCACTTGAACATCCTGCGGCACGCCCGGCAGCACTGCGACTACCTCGTCGCGGGCGTCGTCTCGGACGAGATGGCCGAGCGCGCGAAGGGGCACCGCCCGGTCATCCCGCTCATCGAGCGGCTGGAGATCGTCCGCAACATCAAGTACGTGGACGCGGCGTTCGTCGAGACGGTGCCCGACAAGCTGGAGACGTGGAAGCAGGTCCGCTTCGACGTGCTCTTCAAGGGCGACGACTGGCGCGGCACCCCGCGCGGCGACCGGCTGGAGAAGGACTTCGCGTCCGTCGGCGTCGACGTCGTCTACTTCCCGTACACGGTGCACACCTCCAGCACGCAGCTCCGCCGCGCGCTGGACGCGCTGACCGGGGCGCCCGCCTCCGCCCCGCAGGGCGAGCAGCTCCCGGGCTGA
- a CDS encoding response regulator transcription factor: MTRVLLAEDDASISEPLARALRREGYEVEVREDGPSALDTGLQGGVDLVVLDLGLPGMDGLEVARRLRSEGHTVPILVLTARADEVDTVVGLDAGADDYVTKPFRLAELLARVRALLRRGAAEPAPQPAAAHGVRIDVESHRAWIGDEELQLTAKEFDLLRVLVRDAGRVVTRDQLMREVWDTTWWSSTKTLDMHISWLRKKLGDDAANPRYIATVRGVGFRFEKS; encoded by the coding sequence ATGACGCGTGTACTGCTCGCCGAGGACGACGCATCCATCTCGGAGCCCCTCGCCCGCGCCCTGCGGCGGGAGGGGTACGAGGTCGAGGTGCGGGAGGACGGACCCAGCGCGCTCGACACGGGACTGCAGGGCGGCGTCGACCTCGTCGTGCTCGACCTCGGCCTGCCCGGCATGGACGGCCTGGAGGTCGCCCGCCGGCTGCGCTCCGAGGGGCACACGGTGCCGATCCTCGTCCTGACCGCACGCGCCGACGAGGTGGACACGGTGGTCGGCCTGGACGCCGGCGCCGACGACTACGTCACCAAGCCGTTCCGGCTGGCCGAGCTGCTCGCCCGGGTACGGGCCCTGCTGCGGCGCGGCGCCGCCGAGCCGGCCCCGCAGCCCGCCGCGGCGCACGGCGTCCGCATCGACGTCGAGTCGCACCGCGCCTGGATAGGGGACGAGGAGCTCCAGCTCACCGCCAAGGAGTTCGACCTGCTGCGCGTCCTGGTCCGCGACGCCGGCCGCGTCGTCACCCGCGACCAGCTCATGCGCGAGGTGTGGGACACCACCTGGTGGTCGTCGACCAAGACCCTCGACATGCACATCTCCTGGCTCCGCAAGAAGCTCGGCGACGACGCGGCGAACCCCCGCTACATCGCCACCGTGCGGGGCGTCGGCTTCCGCTTCGAGAAGAGCTGA
- a CDS encoding ATP-binding protein — protein MRRRLISSTLAVVLVVISVFGVSLVIVETRTITSSAQESVDSEALRLASIVDSRLVGGERVDPDILSGHGGGERYARIEIPGSPRIELGERPDGSVIRGTAVGERGERVTVEESRSSVTREVGRTLLIIGAVALLAVVAAVLLAVRQANRLASPLTDLAETAERLGSGDPRPRHRRYGVPELDRVADVLDASAERIARMLTAERRLAADASHQLRTPLTALSMRLEEIAVTGDLDTAREEATIALAQVERLTDVVQRLLTNSRDPRTGSAVPFDLDEVVKQQVEEWRPAYRSARRALVRSGKTGLRAVGTPGAVAQVLAALVENSLMHGGGTVALRTRVTGNQVVVEVTDEGPGVPADLGARIFERTISGRNSTGIGLAVARDLAEADGGRLELVQLKPAVFALFLSRETGRRDRDEDRRDDPAPPRPIR, from the coding sequence GTGCGCCGCCGCCTGATCAGCTCCACGCTCGCCGTGGTGCTGGTCGTCATCTCCGTCTTCGGCGTCTCCCTGGTCATCGTCGAGACCCGCACCATCACCAGCAGCGCCCAGGAGAGCGTCGACTCGGAGGCCCTGCGGCTCGCCAGCATCGTCGACAGCCGGCTCGTCGGCGGCGAGCGCGTCGACCCCGACATCCTCTCCGGCCACGGCGGCGGTGAACGCTACGCCAGGATCGAGATCCCCGGCAGCCCCCGCATCGAGCTGGGCGAACGCCCCGACGGCAGCGTCATCCGGGGCACCGCGGTGGGGGAGCGGGGCGAGCGGGTCACCGTCGAGGAGTCCCGGTCGTCCGTCACCCGCGAGGTCGGCCGCACCCTGCTGATCATCGGCGCGGTCGCGCTGCTCGCCGTCGTCGCGGCCGTCCTGCTCGCCGTACGCCAGGCCAACCGGCTCGCCTCCCCGCTCACCGACCTCGCCGAGACCGCCGAGCGGCTCGGCTCCGGCGACCCGCGCCCCCGCCACCGCCGCTACGGGGTGCCCGAGCTGGACCGCGTCGCGGACGTGCTGGACGCGTCGGCCGAGCGGATCGCCCGGATGCTCACCGCCGAGCGGCGCCTCGCCGCCGACGCCTCCCACCAGCTGCGCACCCCGCTGACGGCGCTGTCGATGCGGCTGGAGGAGATCGCCGTCACCGGCGACCTGGACACCGCCCGCGAGGAGGCGACGATCGCCCTCGCCCAGGTGGAGCGGCTCACCGACGTCGTCCAGCGGCTGCTGACCAACTCCCGCGACCCCCGCACCGGCTCGGCGGTCCCCTTCGACCTGGACGAGGTCGTCAAGCAGCAGGTCGAGGAGTGGCGCCCGGCGTACCGCAGCGCGCGCCGGGCCCTCGTGCGGTCGGGGAAGACCGGCCTGCGGGCGGTCGGCACGCCGGGCGCGGTCGCCCAGGTGCTGGCCGCGCTGGTCGAGAACTCGCTGATGCACGGCGGCGGCACGGTCGCCCTGCGCACCCGCGTCACCGGCAACCAGGTCGTGGTCGAGGTCACCGACGAGGGGCCGGGCGTCCCGGCGGACCTGGGCGCCCGGATCTTCGAGCGGACCATCAGCGGCCGCAACTCCACGGGCATCGGCCTCGCGGTCGCCCGCGACCTCGCGGAGGCGGACGGCGGGCGGCTGGAGCTCGTGCAGCTCAAGCCCGCGGTGTTCGCGCTCTTCCTGAGCCGTGAGACGGGCCGCCGGGACCGCGACGAGGACCGGCGCGACGACCCGGCCCCGCCCCGCCCCATCCGCTGA
- a CDS encoding WcaF family extracellular polysaccharide biosynthesis acetyltransferase, with translation MRDLSAFTLAGYDKGRGRLTQALWFAVMNLVFSTWWCPARLRVALLRAFGATIGENVLIRHRVRVLWPWKLTVGDHTWIGEGAWLLNLEPITLGAHVCVSQEALLCAGGHDHRAADFRYRNAPIHVEDGAWVAARATVLAGTRVGRHAVVGAGAVLHRDLPALTLHTADGTRRPVEEPT, from the coding sequence ATGCGCGACCTGTCCGCGTTCACGCTGGCCGGGTACGACAAGGGCCGGGGCCGACTGACCCAGGCCCTGTGGTTCGCCGTCATGAACCTGGTCTTCAGCACCTGGTGGTGCCCGGCCCGGCTGCGGGTCGCCCTGCTGCGCGCCTTCGGCGCGACGATCGGCGAGAACGTCCTCATCCGCCACCGGGTGCGCGTGCTGTGGCCGTGGAAGCTGACCGTCGGCGACCACACCTGGATCGGCGAGGGCGCCTGGCTGCTCAACCTGGAGCCCATCACCCTCGGGGCGCACGTCTGCGTCTCGCAGGAGGCGCTGCTGTGCGCGGGCGGCCACGACCACCGCGCCGCCGACTTCCGCTACCGCAACGCGCCCATCCACGTCGAGGACGGCGCCTGGGTCGCCGCGCGCGCCACCGTCCTCGCCGGCACCCGCGTCGGCCGCCACGCCGTCGTCGGCGCAGGCGCCGTCCTCCACCGCGACCTCCCCGCGCTGACCCTGCACACCGCCGACGGCACCCGCCGCCCCGTCGAGGAGCCCACGTGA
- a CDS encoding 5-(carboxyamino)imidazole ribonucleotide synthase, giving the protein MVGGGQLARMTHEAGIPLGIRFRLLSDTPQDSAAQVVSDVVIGDYRDLDTLRDFARGCDVITFDHEHVPTEHLRALEADGIPVRPGPEALVHAQDKGVMRAKLDAIGVPCPRHRIVADPADAAAFAAEGGGGFPIILKTVRGGYDGKGVWFVRSEEDARDPFLAGVPVLAEEKVDFVRELAANVVRSPHGQAVAYPVVESRQVDGVCDTVIAPAPGLPEERALEAQRLALRIAEELGVVGHLAVELFETRDGRVLVNELAMRPHNSGHWTQDGAITSQFANHVRAVLDLPLGDPRPRARWTVMANVLGGDYPDMYQGYLHCMARDPQLKIHMYGKDVKPGRKVGHVNTYGDDLDDVLERARHAADYLRGTIVE; this is encoded by the coding sequence ATGGTCGGCGGCGGTCAGCTCGCCCGTATGACCCACGAGGCGGGCATCCCCCTCGGCATCAGGTTCAGGCTTCTCAGTGACACCCCCCAGGACTCCGCGGCGCAGGTCGTGAGCGATGTCGTCATCGGCGACTACCGCGACCTGGACACGCTGCGTGACTTCGCGCGCGGCTGTGACGTGATCACCTTCGATCACGAGCACGTGCCGACCGAGCACCTGCGGGCCCTGGAGGCGGACGGCATCCCCGTCCGCCCCGGCCCCGAGGCGCTCGTCCACGCCCAGGACAAGGGCGTGATGCGGGCGAAGCTCGACGCCATCGGCGTGCCCTGCCCCCGCCACCGCATCGTGGCGGACCCGGCCGACGCGGCGGCCTTCGCCGCCGAGGGTGGGGGAGGCTTCCCGATCATCCTCAAGACGGTGCGCGGCGGCTACGACGGCAAGGGCGTGTGGTTCGTCCGCTCCGAGGAGGACGCCCGCGACCCGTTCCTCGCCGGCGTGCCCGTCCTCGCCGAGGAGAAGGTCGACTTCGTACGGGAGCTCGCGGCGAACGTCGTCCGCTCCCCGCACGGGCAGGCCGTCGCCTACCCCGTCGTGGAGTCCCGCCAGGTCGACGGCGTCTGCGACACGGTCATCGCCCCGGCGCCCGGCCTGCCCGAGGAGCGCGCCCTGGAGGCGCAGCGCCTCGCCCTGCGCATCGCGGAGGAGCTGGGCGTCGTCGGCCACCTCGCGGTGGAGCTGTTCGAGACCCGCGACGGCCGCGTCCTCGTCAACGAGCTGGCGATGCGCCCGCACAACTCCGGCCACTGGACCCAGGACGGCGCGATCACCTCGCAGTTCGCCAACCACGTGCGGGCCGTCCTCGACCTGCCGCTCGGCGACCCGCGCCCCCGCGCCCGCTGGACGGTCATGGCGAACGTCCTCGGCGGCGACTACCCGGACATGTACCAGGGCTACCTGCACTGCATGGCCCGCGACCCGCAGCTCAAGATCCACATGTACGGAAAGGACGTGAAGCCCGGCCGCAAGGTCGGCCACGTCAACACCTACGGCGACGACCTGGACGACGTGCTGGAGCGCGCCCGCCACGCCGCCGACTACCTGCGAGGAACGATCGTTGAGTAA
- a CDS encoding GtrA family protein — protein MTERSALRVRLAELVREIAKFGLVGGLGVLVNMGAFNLLRQTTDLPVVRASLLATVIAIACNYVGFRYFTYRDRDKTRRTREATLFFVFSAAGAVIENGILYTATYGFGWDSPLQNNFFKFFGIGVGTLFRFWSYRTWVFRALPVAGEGAGAEGDGDGPPGDAPATIRGQRTPSDTPTPAGRR, from the coding sequence ATGACGGAACGGAGCGCCCTGCGCGTGCGCCTGGCGGAGCTCGTCCGGGAGATAGCGAAATTCGGTCTCGTCGGCGGACTCGGCGTGCTCGTGAACATGGGCGCCTTCAACCTGCTGCGCCAGACCACCGATCTCCCGGTGGTCCGCGCCAGCCTGCTGGCCACGGTCATCGCCATCGCGTGCAACTACGTCGGCTTCCGGTACTTCACCTACCGGGACCGCGACAAGACGCGCCGCACCCGCGAGGCGACGCTGTTCTTCGTGTTCAGCGCGGCCGGTGCGGTGATCGAGAACGGGATCCTGTACACGGCGACGTACGGCTTCGGCTGGGACAGCCCGCTGCAGAACAACTTCTTCAAGTTCTTCGGCATCGGGGTCGGCACGCTGTTCCGCTTCTGGTCGTACCGCACCTGGGTGTTCCGGGCGCTGCCGGTCGCCGGTGAGGGGGCGGGCGCGGAGGGCGACGGCGACGGCCCGCCGGGCGACGCGCCCGCCACCATCCGGGGCCAGCGCACGCCGAGCGACACACCGACCCCCGCGGGCCGCCGCTGA